From the genome of Sebaldella sp. S0638, one region includes:
- a CDS encoding IS3 family transposase, whose amino-acid sequence MGTNNKKIFKDNRNNYGTRKIKIELSKLKYIVSRRKISIIMENIGLVSSYTKASYKPVNMKIPENETDNLLNRKFKSKNPLEILVSDFTYIRVNSKWSCICLFVDIFNRQIVEQCRKKKECKISIQSLSRNKRKCRQ is encoded by the coding sequence TTGGGAACAAATAATAAAAAAATATTCAAAGATAATAGAAATAATTATGGAACCAGAAAGATAAAAATTGAACTTTCTAAATTAAAATATATAGTTTCAAGAAGAAAAATCAGTATAATAATGGAAAATATTGGTCTTGTATCAAGCTATACAAAAGCCAGTTACAAACCTGTTAATATGAAAATACCGGAAAATGAGACCGATAATCTTTTGAATAGAAAATTTAAAAGTAAAAATCCTCTAGAAATATTGGTAAGTGATTTCACATATATCAGAGTAAACAGCAAATGGAGCTGCATTTGTCTTTTTGTTGATATTTTTAACAGACAGATAGTCGAACAGTGTAGAAAGAAAAAAGAATGCAAAATTAGTATACAGAGCCTTAGCAGGAATAAAAGGAAATGTAGACAATGA